The following coding sequences lie in one Primulina huaijiensis isolate GDHJ02 chromosome 2, ASM1229523v2, whole genome shotgun sequence genomic window:
- the LOC140971122 gene encoding uncharacterized protein — MPVRVVDTSSPSQVSGGTSGNTLPPPCSLLSVGQSFSGTQNVSSLQKDEAWRVNVRIQGCDLEHGYLCGTMEALNVPMADTPVVTFWEGELVDTKNYTFFTGKWGATAEDDIKHWTKFPSFSPLSSQVEADGGKSLDLSNYPHIFMRWKEQYFVNVGSDCGLTIAGFYYVCFSCSDGSIDGFYYDPNSSPFQKLELKATNDGRMGFCFSTYELQ; from the exons ATGCCGGTGCGAGTAGTCGATACTTCTTCTCCTTCCCAAGTGTCAG gTGGAACTTCAGGGAATACTTTACCTCCGCCTTGTTCTCTTTTAAGTGTTGGGCAG TCTTTCTCAGGGACCCAAAATGTTTCAAGTCTTCAGAAAGATGAAGCATGGAGAGTAAATGTGCGCATCCAAGGTTGTGATCTTGAGCACGGGTATTTATGTGGCACAATGGAGGCTCTGAATGTTCCTATGGCAGACACACCG GTAGTTACTTTCTGGGAAGGGGAACTTGTCGACACCAAGAATTATACTTTCTTCACTGGAAAATGGGGTGCAAC GGCAGAAGACGACATAAAGCATTGGACAAAGTTTCCATCGTTTTCACCCTTATCC AGCCAAGTAGAAGCTGATGGTGGGAAATCTTTGGACCTGAGTAACTATCCTCACATATTTATG AGGTGGAAAGAGCAATACTTTGTGAATGTTGGGAGTGACTGTGGATTGACTATCGCTGGCTTTTACTATGTTTgcttttcttgtagtgatggaTCTATCGATGGCTTCTATTATGATCCTAATAGCAG CCCTTTTCAGAAGTTGGAACTGAAAGCCACCAACGACGGACGTATGGGGTTTTGTTTCTCCACTTACGAGTTGCAATGA
- the LOC140971120 gene encoding putative cyclin-D7-1, with amino-acid sequence MESLLCNEVWLMNPLLAQEDADDFHAKNHAVHVNTCFYSSKPDFEEVIEIFLEKESSYMPDIGYSKQLNSSSLISTARFTAVSSLLKSQRRMNLSPGTVFNAVNYLDRFISMTRECQGWKSWKFELLSTACLSVASKLNESTTCPLHEFQTENSQQDSFSPGLIQQMELTLLKTLAWRMDCTTPFSYIELMICSIDSLNKTRLDDLISRVTQLLLDALIDYKFLEFRSSVIAMSAVRCINENNASITPLNTMIPQKHMDDLIRCQKMMEKLWFKDHHNGNSLSPVTVLKVEWYNCYDYRVDLSLLKMPRVNIIRKRKREEAES; translated from the exons ATGGAAAGCCTTCTGTGCAATGAAGTTTGGCTGATGAATCCGTTGCTTGCGCAAGAAGATGCAGATGATTTTCATGCGAAAAACCATGCAGTTCATGTTAACACGTGTTTCTATTCCAGCAAGCCGGATTTTGAAGAAGTTATCGAGATTTTCTTGGAAAAGGAGTCGAGCTACATGCCTGATATTGGCTACTCGAAGCAGCTCAACTCTAGTTCTTTGATCAGTACTGCTAGGTTCACGGCCGTTTCTTCGCTTCTTAAG TCTCAAAGGCGGATGAATCTCTCTCCGGGCACTGTTTTCAACGCTGTCAATTATCTGGATCGGTTCATTTCAATGACTCGTGAATGccaa GGATGGAAATCTTGGAAGTTCGAGCTTCTCTCGACTGCGTGTTTGTCGGTCGCCTCTAAACTCAATGAATCAACCACTTGCCCGTTGCATGAATTCCAG ACGGAGAATTCGCAGCAAGATTCCTTCTCACCAGGCTTGATTCAGCAAATGGAACTGACGCTCTTGAAAACATTAGCCTGGCGGATGGATTGCACCACCCCATTTTCTTACATTGAACTTATGATATGCAGTATCGATTCCTTGAACAAAACCCGTCTCGACGATTTGATTTCACGCGTTACACAGTTGCTTCTTGATGCTCTTATAG ATTACAAGTTTTTGGAGTTCCGGTCCAGTGTCATTGCCATGTCTGCAGTCAGATGCATTAATGAGAATAATGCCTCCATAACTCCCTTGAACACAATGATCCCTCAAAAACACATG GATGATCTGATTAGGTGCCAGAAAATGATGGAGAAACTATGGTTTAAAGATCATCACAATGGGAATTCTTTGAGTCCTGTAACCGTGTTGAAGGTGGAGTGGTACAACTGCTACGATTATCGAGTTGATCTCTCTCTTTTAAAGATGCCGAGGGTGAATATAATCAGAAAGAGGAAGAGGGAAGAAGCAGAATCATAa
- the LOC140971116 gene encoding uncharacterized protein, with the protein MIKLAAKASRALRIGKSASFLLPKPPPTSPQVTAALPQTRQFSSKNSFLVVNPVAVEMINYATALARDQKTEDSYARGLLILEQCESAQNDDYSKGLVELARSTLLFERGSNEAAIERLRNIQNLSLPSIAIKVAAAEALAGIYLECDRADAASVAADLTLQLLETIRLEINEGSGFKVLETRMKAVKGLIELIHGNLHSAQSFFEGVQGESIFISNACLSFGEYLHGLRRYSTAKELYQKVLQKTSEIKDFSDPNNLGACNMTSEEVAIAATCALGQLEAHMGNFNDAEEILTVALKKMEDHLGPNHPKVGVILTCIALMYQLKATKERSSSLLVQEGLFRRAIELLKAPSLEVDGASENVLSRDIIALARGGYAQTLCVQKTRKAEGERLKKWAESAWRNQWMSLGEALELAESSPKVPVIDTRICRAL; encoded by the exons ATGATCAAGCTCGCAGCAAAAGCTTCGAGGGCTTTAAGGATCGGAAAAAGCGCCTCCTTTTTGCTTCCTAAGCCACCACCGACTTCACCTCAAGTAACGGCGGCGCTGCCGCAGACCAGGCAATTTTCAAGTAAAAATAGCTTTCTTGTAGTCAACCCTGTCGCCGTAGAAATGATCAACTACGCTACTGCCCTTGCCCGGGATCAGAAGACAG AGGACTCATATGCTCGGGGATTACTGATTTTGGAACAGTGTGAGTCTGCTCAGAATGATGATTACTCGAAGGGTTTGGTCGAGCTTGCTCGTTCTACTTTACTGTTTGAAAG AGGGTCCAATGAGGCAGCCATTGAGAGACTTCGGAACATTCAAAATTTGAGCTTGCCTTCTATTGCTATTAAGG TTGCTGCAGCAGAAGCACTGGCAGGAATTTATCTGGAGTGTGATCGA GCTGATGCTGCATCAGTGGCTGCTGATTTAACCTTGCAACTCCTGGAAACAATCAGACTAGAAATCAATGAAGGCAGTGGTTTTAAGGTTCTGGAAACTCGCATGAAAGCAGTAAAAGGTTTAATTGAGCTTATACATGGCAATCTTCACTCTG CGCAGTCATTCTTTGAGGGAGTACAGGGAGAGAGCATTTTCATCA GCAATGCTTGTCTGTCATTTGGTGAATACCTTCATGGCTTGCGGAGGTATTCAACTGCAAAAGAGTTGTACCAGAAAGTACTTCAGAAGACATCCGAGATCAAAGATTTTTCCGATCCAAACAACCTTGGAGCATGTAACATGACTTCAGAGGAAGTTGCAATTGCGGCTACTTGTGCTTTAGGACAGCTCGAGGCTCATATGGG GAATTTTAATGACGCAGAGGAAATTCTGACTGTAGCTTTAAAGAAAATGGAAGATCACTTGG GGCCGAATCATCCCAAGGTAGGTGTCATTTTAACTTGCATCGCTCTCATGTATCAGCTTAAAGCAACAAAGGAGCGCTCAAGTTCTCTTTTAGTTCAAGAG GGTCTTTTTAGAAGGGCAATCGAACTGCTTAAAGCTCCTTCTTTGGAAGTTGATG GTGCCAGTGAAAATGTTCTTAGTAGAGATATAATTGCACTTGCTAGAG GTGGATATGCCCAAACACTTTGCGTACAGAAGACCAGAAAAGCAGAAGGGGAGAGATTGAAGAAATGGGCAGAATCTGCCTGGAGAAACCAGTGGATGTCACTCGGGGAGGCACTCGAACTGGCTGAATCTTCCCCTAAGGTGCCTGTAATAGATACACGCATATGCAGGGCCTTGTAG
- the LOC140971117 gene encoding L-type lectin-domain containing receptor kinase S.4-like, giving the protein MSLFTIILLFSFTFLAIAASSQNDEFTYNGFNDPKMNISLNGVSRIHENGLLQLTNETSRVIGHAFFPTQLRFKNSVNGTGFSFSTCFVFSIHPEYTKLGGHGMAFTIAPSKELPTALPSQYLGLMNSSDVGNFSNHVFAVEFDTVQDFEFGDINDNHVGIDINSLVSNKSAAAAFFGDNSVKNDLNLKGGTPVVAWIEYDSRTYVINVTLSPSSYKPQLPLFSSQLDLSPILEEYMYVGFSASTGLLASSHYLLGWSFKINGDAKSLDLASLPSLPAMKKKPIGRIVAFATVAAAIFILASIFMAIFLMHKIKNAEVIESWELEIGPHRYKYQELKKATKGFKDSELLGFGGFGQVYKGTLRNPTTQVAVKRISHESKQGVREFISEISSIGRLRHRNLVQLLGWCRRGRDLLLVYDFMPNGSLDKFLFGHPKRVLTWEQRLKIIKGIASGLLYLHEGYEQVVIHRDVKASNVLLDSEMNARLGDFGLAKLFDHGSNPGTTRVVGTLGYLAPELSRTGRATASSDIFAYGILLFEIVCGRRPIESEPGADELLLLVDYVWSKWKEGKILDVVDRRRMGDFNVHDVLMVLKLGLLCSSNEQAARPSTRQIVSYLEGEAEMPEILSAPAGSSNDIEKGFEDYLDAYASSSFEQTSTSALLANEMLHTSFATVSTSPSLGAAR; this is encoded by the coding sequence ATGTCGTTGTTTACCATAATACTCCTCTTCTCTTTCACTTTCTTGGCGATCGCAGCTTCGTCTCAGAATGATGAATTCACGTATAATGGATTCAATGATCCGAAGATGAATATCAGCTTAAACGGGGTGTCACGGATTCATGAGAATGGCCTCCTTCAGCTGACCAATGAAACCAGTAGAGTGATCGGACACGCCTTTTTCCCCACACAACTTCGGTTCAAGAACTCTGTCAATGGAACCGGCTTCTCCTTCTCCACCTGCTTTGTGTTTTCGATCCATCCCGAGTACACGAAACTTGGTGGCCATGGAATGGCGTTCACTATCGCGCCTTCGAAGGAACTACCGACGGCTCTTCCTAGCCAGTACCTCGGCCTGATGAACTCGAGCGACGTTGGGAACTTCTCCAACCATGTGTTTGCTGTTGAGTTCGACACGGTTCAAGATTTCGAGTTCGGAGACATTAATGATAACCACGTCGGCATTGATATCAACAGCTTGGTGTCCAATAAATCTGCCGCAGCTGCATTTTTTGGTGATAATTCTGTGAAAAACGATCTGAACCTCAAGGGTGGGACGCCAGTAGTTGCTTGGATTGAGTATGATTCGAGGACGTATGTCATCAATGTAACTCTTTCGCCATCTTCGTACAAACCTCAGCTTCCTCTTTTTTCTTCTCAGTTGGATCTGTCTCCAATTCTTGAAGAATATATGTATGTTGGATTCTCTGCTTCAACTGGTTTGCTAGCAAGTTCCCATTATCTCTTGGGTTGGAGCTTCAAAATAAATGGGGACGCAAAAAGTTTGGATTTGGCTTCTCTCCCTTCGCTTCCAGCAATGAAGAAGAAACCGATAGGCCGAATTGTAGCATTTGCCACGGTGGCAGCTGCCATTTTTATACTGGCTTCAATCTTTATGGCTATTTTCTTGATGCATAAGATCAAGAACGCTGAGGTGATAGAATCATGGGAGCTTGAAATTGGTCCACATAGGTACAAGTACCAAGAGCTCAAGAAAGCGACCAAAGGTTTCAAGGACAGTGAGCTACTTGGCTTTGGAGGATTTGGTCAGGTTTACAAAGGGACTCTGCGTAATCCCACAACCCAAGTTGCTGTAAAGCGCATTTCGCATGAATCAAAACAAGGAGTGCGTGAGTTTATATCCGAAATATCCAGCATCGGCAGACTTCGCCATAGAAATTTAGTCCAGCTCCTTGGATGGTGCAGACGCGGTCGTGATCTTCTCCTTGTCTATGATTTTATGCCGAATGGGAGCTTAGATAAGTTCTTGTTCGGTCATCCTAAACGGGTACTGACCTGGGAACAAAGATTAAAGATCATCAAAGGCATTGCTTCCGGGCTCTTATATTTGCACGAAGGCTACGAACAGGTAGTGATACACAGGGATGTTAAGGCCAGTAACGTGCTGCTAGACAGTGAAATGAATGCCCGGCTTGGAGATTTCGGGCTGGCTAAACTATTCGATCATGGCTCGAATCCAGGCACAACCAGAGTTGTTGGCACGTTGGGATACCTTGCACCAGAGCTGTCAAGAACTGGGAGAGCCACAGCAAGCTCTGATATATTTGCCTACGGCATTCTATTGTTTGAAATCGTGTGTGGACGGAGGCCGATAGAATCGGAACCTGGGGCTGATGAATTATTACTCCTGGTTGATTATGTGTGGAGTAAATggaaagaaggaaaaattcttGATGTGGTGGACAGAAGAAGAATGGGTGATTTTAATGTACATGACGTTCTAATGGTGCTGAAATTGGGGCTATTATGTTCAAGTAATGAGCAAGCAGCGCGACCCAGTACGAGGCAGATTGTGAGTTATTTGGAAGGCGAGGCCGAGATGCCGGAGATATTGAGTGCGCCTGCGGGTTCTAGTAATGATATTGAGAAAGGATTTGAAGATTATTTGGATGCATATGCATCTTCTTCGTTCGAGCAAACCAGTACAAGCGCACTTCTGGCTAACGAAATGCTGCATACAAGTTTTGCCACTGTTTCCACTTCGCCTAGTTTAGGTGCTGCTAGATAG